A single region of the Candidatus Zymogenaceae bacterium genome encodes:
- a CDS encoding tetratricopeptide repeat protein, whose protein sequence is MTNSSRTYLFTFFLAVMLLVVSCTQDPMESQYRRGEALFEKGEFSSAVEVYRKIATYTPDSSWAPEALYQSGLVNYLYLKEYEEAVDDFAHLIYYYPKNKNAFDAQAKIVEIYVNKLDDPMQAIVELRKLIEKYPNRDGMDQYQYMLAQCFFQLRDFDQVRLEYLILLDSYPNSELVPEVYYNIASTYFIEGGGKLEKAVEYYQRVIDEFPESEYVHDSRFYIAAAAEEAGDLEEAKRLYEELLPTYPSPRVVELRIEGINEIQEKMASPAPEKAYRGFSELPEKRTDKDADEEDGDDEWISSDEIIVIERDDADDGGESGDDTEVTGDGIDDAPPADSETGGESEGDTGEKKEGFKLF, encoded by the coding sequence ATGACCAATAGCAGCAGGACGTATCTTTTCACTTTCTTTTTGGCAGTGATGCTGCTGGTAGTCTCCTGCACGCAGGATCCGATGGAGAGTCAATATCGCCGCGGTGAGGCGCTGTTTGAGAAGGGTGAATTTTCCAGCGCCGTGGAGGTGTACAGGAAAATCGCCACCTACACCCCGGATTCCTCCTGGGCCCCCGAGGCCCTCTACCAGAGCGGCCTGGTCAATTATCTCTATTTGAAGGAATATGAAGAGGCCGTGGACGATTTCGCCCACCTGATCTACTATTATCCGAAGAACAAGAACGCCTTCGACGCCCAGGCGAAGATCGTTGAGATATACGTGAACAAGCTGGACGACCCGATGCAGGCGATCGTCGAGCTCAGGAAGCTCATTGAGAAATACCCGAACCGTGACGGCATGGACCAGTACCAATACATGCTGGCCCAGTGCTTCTTCCAACTGCGGGATTTCGACCAGGTCCGTCTTGAGTACCTGATTTTGCTCGACAGCTATCCGAACTCGGAGCTGGTCCCGGAAGTGTACTACAATATCGCCAGCACCTACTTCATCGAGGGCGGCGGGAAGCTTGAAAAGGCGGTAGAGTATTACCAGCGGGTGATCGACGAGTTCCCGGAGAGTGAATACGTTCATGACAGCCGATTTTATATCGCCGCCGCCGCCGAGGAGGCGGGGGACCTCGAGGAGGCGAAACGGCTCTACGAGGAGCTGCTTCCGACATACCCGAGTCCCCGGGTGGTGGAGCTGAGAATAGAGGGCATCAATGAAATACAGGAAAAAATGGCCTCACCCGCCCCGGAAAAGGCGTACCGGGGATTCTCGGAGCTTCCCGAAAAACGGACCGACAAGGATGCAGACGAGGAAGACGGTGATGACGAATGGATCAGCTCAGATGAGATCATCGTCATCGAGCGGGATGACGCGGACGACGGTGGGGAGTCCGGGGACGACACGGAGGTGACGGGGGACGGGATCGACGATGCGCCCCCCGCGGATTCCGAGACGGGCGGCGAATCCGAAGGCGACACGGGCGAGAAGAAAGAGGGGTTCAAGCTCTTTTAG